The stretch of DNA TTTCTCTATTTCATCCGGACTGAACGACAATTTTTCGTTATCTTTGTCGTTCTCTTGTTCCATATCGGATTTCCCACCCTTACGCTTCTTGTTCTTTCGCTCAATAACTCCGAAAGCCTGTGAAATACGTCgcacattaaaataatacgctctttaaacagaaaaaagatctcgtattgaataattattgatgAGACAGAAAGAGACTTACGACTGCTTGCACGATGAAGAGACCGTCGACCGACGGGTTCGTTGGATCCGCAGGCACTAACTTCGTGTTGTTGCATTTGTGCTTCACCTTCATGTGAGCTGTAGCTTGGTATGCAACCGCATATCTCATCTCGCACAGCGAACATCCAAAACGCTTCAATCCGTGAGCCTTCATCAGATGTTCCAGAAGGAAGCCGGCCTTGACGAAACGCTTCTTACAATGCGCACAGAACAAATTCTTGCTGCTCTCCGCGAAACTGCACTCTTTAATGTGCTCCTTCAGCGTGTTCGAGTTCAGCGCCGTGTAACTGCACTCCAGATAACCGCATTTGTACAGCTCACATCCGCTATAACCGGTGTCTTTGATGTCGTCCAAAGTCAAAGGTTCCTCCAACTGCGCGGTCCGGGCAGCTGCCTCTTCCGGGCAGAAGGCGCTCTTATCCTCGACAACGCCGCACGGCGCAAATTGCTTTTTCACCTCGGCATTTTCCTCGGAAAGCTCGGCCGCTTGATCCGCATCGTCCTCGCCGTTTCCCTTATCGCTCTCGATATCCAAGATCTCAATGTCACTGTCCTCTGTTTTGTTAGCGGACACCGCGTTACTCTTAAACGTGTTTCCAGCAAGGCTGATGAGATTCTTAAAGAATTCAGGATTATCGAGAAGATTGGTATTGACAAACTCGTCGTCGTAATTTATCTCGCTCGACGACTCTAACGAGTCCTTCGTGCCGGAATCGTCCGTGCACGACAGCAACTCCGACTTGTGAAAGGTCTGCTTCCTGACGTGGTTCTTCGCCTTTTCCTTCTGCTGCAACCCTAACGATTGCAAAACTTTAGTTTCAGTCTGTTTCTCAGTAGCACTGTTACTCATGTTTTCCGTCACGTTGACAGGACATGTGTCTTTAGAgtgtttcattaaaatattaggcAACAAGTTACTTGGCGACTTTAACTGCTCTTTATTCAAAGCAGCTTCAGCATTTGGTGACATTATAGGAGGAATCTGGTCGTTCTTTGCGTCTTGTGCACTCTTTGCGGTCTCATCAACATTCACAAGCGTGGTTTCATCCAGCTTTATGAAGTCATCGAAATTTCGTAATAAAAGTTGTTCTACAACGGGCTTTTCAATTGTTGGCTGAAATTTAATTGCGATCAAACAATAAGCACATTGtacaaaacaattatttaaattatttattgaagtatactgattgttttatttaataaaatgcgtattttcgtttattttaatcaataattaattttgacaattataCCATTGAAGGAAGCGAGCGCTCGAGACTCTGAGGCAGCCGGTTGCAGTGGGCGACGCTCAAATGTTGATGCATTTCGATTAAAGTCTCCGTGCCGaatatgcaatataaacaTTGGAATATGGAAAACCCGTGCCGCTTGTAGTGCTGTAAGTGTTCAAATGAGCAACTCAATTGCAGCTTCGCTTTCTTTAGCGATAGTAAATCGATAGGAAGAAAATACTTACGGGTATAAGCAATTCTATTGTCGCAAAACTAGTGGTACACACATGACACGAGTACATAGGATGAGAGGTTGGATGTCTCGTTTTTAAGTGCATCATAAATGTCttaagtacataaaaaaactTGCCGCAGCCTGCAAGCAAAACCATTGATCGGTAAACGCTATTTTGAATGCTAGTGATTACAAAATCAGAATCAAAATCTTAAATTGAActtatttcttactttttgtagagaagaaaaaattacaagtaaaTGTACTGAGttcgtttaaataaaaaaaaattttttaattcatccaaacaaaaaatatatgactcGGGCAACTTTCGctgatatataaaacatatataaaaagctAACGACGTACCTTCGTATGTGCACACGAATGGCTTTATGTTAGTGTTGCGATTGATTTCTTCGTCTTTTTGAATCGGCTTCAGTAGTTTACCTATTATAATGGAATACTTTCTGCCGGGATGACAAGTCACCTAGAAAATATCGAGATCggcaaaatgtattattttctttattatactaatttaaaaaaaaaagtcaagcATTACTTGATGTTGCTGAACGTAAGACTTTGCGACGGCTCGATAAAAGCAATAAGCACACTGGTATCGACAATGGCTGTGTCTCTCCCACAAGTGAGCTTCCATGTAAGTCCAACTCTTCATGGATATGCAGCAATAGGCGCACTTCTGAAAATCGTACGGCGGCACGGTCTTCAGCTTTTTGGTCTCCTTCTCGTGGAAATTGTAGTGTTCGCTGTACACGGCGAGTGAGTCGCTCGCGAAGTCGCAGTCGCGGCCCATGCATTTGTAGAAGCACGCCAGCTTCTCGTCCGTCAGCATCGACGCGTACGCGATTACAGATTTCAGCTTGACCACGGCGGTCGGGATTGCAACGTCTTTAGATTTAGTGCTGAATATAGATGATGAACCCCTCGTGGGATTCGTGCACAGCACCTTCACCACTTTGTAATTCACGTTCGACGGGCTCACCGATGAAACGGTCACCGGCAGCGTCGTCGGAGAAACGGTCGCCGGAATGGTAGAGAAATTCGTGACCAGATGAGTGGTGGACTTCGAGATGGATGCTGGCAGATCTTTCATCGGAATCAGCGTCACGTGATCCGACGTGGCGATGGGCGTGATACTCGCGGTCGGCATCGGCGCTAATACATTTATCTTCTTCAGTATCAAAGGCTGTTTGGGCTTCTTGATGATGGATATCCCTTTGTTTTTCGTAGGAGAGGTCTCGACTGCCTTTCTAATGTCGTTTACCTGATAGGACAACGTAAAAAATTCGAATAAGGATACGATGGATGAATGGACAGGATGCGACGATTGCGGCTAAATGCTGAtgttttataaacaaattcaCTTACAATAGGATTTTCAACTGCAGTTTCATTATTCTCGGAATTTGCTGCAAGGCTAACTACGTTCTCGATCTTTAAGAACGAGCACTCTTCTTCTGTATCCGTCTGTGGTGCGTCTATGGCGGTGTCTGGCTGAATTTTATCTGACAATCACATAATTTTAcccattatttattaagtaatacttataatatgttaattaataaagactGAGTTTACATTAATCAGCAGAATTTCTTGAGAGCTATTCAGAATACTATTTACAACAGAAATGTTTCGATTACTCATCAGTATTACCTggcatattattttgattattctgAGATGACAAGGAAAGTTTGTCGCCGCTCAATCGCCTGAATCTGAGGAAATTCATGGACTGATTGGCGTCGTTGTACGCCATCGACGACTCCTGCAGTGTTCCGACGTTCTGCTGTTTCGACAGCAAATGCTTGACATAAGAAACAACGTCCGGCGTTTTCGAGATTGATAAATCAGAATCAGTCTTGATTTCAGGTCCGGTCTTGGTCTGCGGCGTGACGTCAATATTCGCTGGCTCGGTCGCCGGCTCCAACGGTTTCGCGTTTTGAAGCTGCGCGGCTAGTCTTTGAATTGTCGTCGCCATCGACGACAGCGCGTTCATGCTCGACGTTTCCTTCAGAATCTTGTTGACGTCGGCAGGTTCCGCGTCTGACTGCTCGCTGCTGGAGTCCGTGTCGAAGATCGGCGCCGAACGCTCGCGGTCGCTGGCCTCGTCGTCGCTCTCGACGTCGTCCTTACTTGAATCCATAATCGCGAGAGGATCTCGGATCTTCGTATCAACTTGACCGTCCGTCTCGTTCGCCATCTCGGGTTTATCGACAATCAACAGTTCCGTAGATAAAGAGGGAGTCTCTTGACCGTTTGGTTTGCTCGAAGTTACGAGAGGCAACGAGAGGTTTTCCTGCGCTTCCGGAATGTCCGCTGACGCATTGCACTCGGTGGGAGAGCTGACAACCACGTCCGTGCGCATCTTGTTCTGCAGCTTGTCTATTATGGATAAACCTGGCTTAGATTGATTCTTCAGGATGCCTATATTGTCGGCGATCTCCTGCATCTTTTTCTGTCGTTCCCGTTGTATCTCGTCATCCTTGTTCTCCAGCTCCGGCGGGCAAACAAACACGCTTAGATTACCGGTGCTCACCGACCCTTCCGGTTCTCCTTGAAATTCTCTCGATTTATCAAGATCAGTTGTCTCTTCCTTGATCTCGATGTTCTCCTCGGGTTTCGGTTGGCACAGAATGGATTCTTCGCTGATATTATTGTCACCTTGAGATTTGCTCATCCTTTCGGCAACCGTCGGCATCGGCTCATCATTGCGCACTATGTTCTCGAGTTCGGAAATTTCTGGCTTCGTTTCCTCGAAGAAGAAAGAATCATTCGCGGATGTAGACTCGGTCGATTTCTCGCTGGATCTTGCGGCGTGCGCGACAGGTACGGCTAGCGACATGTTGATCTTCAGAATTTCATTATTCGCTTTATTTCGATGCCAAAATGCAACGTGGGCCGCCACATTGGCCCGCTTTAGCTGCACGTAATTGCATTTGCGACACAGGTAGCCGTAAACGCCGTTCTCCTTCGGAAGAGCGTCCTCGGTCACGACATTGTTGAACGTGTCGGTGGGTTTGCGACATATTTTGTAATAGTGCGTCTTCATGGACGCCTTGGCCACCGCCTGATAAGAGCACTTGTTGCAATGGAATCTGTATTCACCGGTGTGCGTGGTGCAGTGCTCGTAGAACGCTTCGAGCGCAACGTCCGCCGCCCCTTCCGTAACAAAATAGCAAAATCTGCAGCGAAACTTGCACACCTGACTCGCGACCGTGGTCTCCGTCGCGGGAACCGCGATCGCCATCGCGGCCAGGGCGTTCACCAGCTTGAAACGCGAGATGAGAACCTCTTTTCCGGGATGATTCATCTTGTAATGGTGAACGATGTTCTTGCCCGAATAAAGGCACAGTAAACATTTGTACTTATTCTGGCATGTTCCGTCAAACGCATAGTTCATCAGCCGCTCGGCGTCCATCTTGCGGAACGCCTCCTCCATCTGTTCGTCGTAGAGAATCTTCGGTGGTTGCTTCTCCACAGTTTCGTCCGCGGTGGTGGCAACAGCTTCACTTGGCGCGGCGACAGCAGCACTTGATGCGGCGACAGCAGGACTTGATGCGGCGACAGCAGCACTTGATGCGACGACGGCAGCGCTTTCTGGCACGGTAGTGCTTTCCATTTCTTCTGGAATCAACGGCTTACCATCGTCGATAGAAAGCAGAGAGTCGTTCAAATTCCCTTCTTCTTCTGTGTTCAATAATTCCGACAATGCGAGATCATTTAATTCCTTGTAGTCTTCAATATCGGTGTTATCCGTTTTTATAAGCGGTTTAATATCTTCACACTTGATTTGAATTGGCTCAAGTTTTACAACCGCATCGTTTAGAGAAAGGCTGTCCGCAGGATTCTCCATAAAAGTTTCCTCCGTCGTCGCACTGTTATCATTCGAATCGTTATTCGTCGAAATACTTGTTTCAACATTTGTGCTCTCGTCGATATTTGCTTGCGCGGATTTGACTGCCGAAGCggccttcttcttcttctttttagTAGTTACTATTCCCATCTGCCAACTGggcttcttctttttccttttcgtTGGTTTCTTCACGCTTGTCTCCGTGATCGCCAACGGATCGTTCATATCCTCGTCGACGTCCGCATCGCTGCCTTTGTCCGTCGACGTATTCATCGTCGCCGTCGGCACCAGTCCGACCAGAATGTTGCTCAATAGATCCTCCCTGGCGCACGTTCTAGCTGCGCCGCCACTCGTTCTCTTTCTGGCTGTCGTGCTGCTCGACATAGAGATGTCCGATATCATGCTGTCCTCGTCCGTAAGATACATTCCGTCCTCGCTCTTGTCCTCATTCAGTCGCGACTTTTTCGACCCCTTCGACATTCGTTTGCCCTTGTTTTTGCGCTTCAAACTCGCCATCGTGTCTACCGAGTCCTGATCGGAGTTCTTCTCCGGCCGAAGAGAGACGTCCACCGCCGCGGCCAGTTCGGCCACATCTATGCTGAAGCTCTCGTCGGAAGAACTGTCGAACATGCCTTTGGACAAATCTACCTTCGAGATATCTGTCTTTTCCATAACCACCCGCGGTTCTTTCAAAATGTCCTTGTGCAGGACACGTTTGGATCTGCGAAGTATAGATTCGTCGCCGTGATCTTCCTCTTGATTCGGCGTGCTGCCGATATTCAACAGCTTTTCTGTCCGCAGAGCCAGCGGTTGATCCTCCTCGGTGTCGGAGTTCGGAACGAGTTCTTTGGAGCGCAGGCTACGAAGCGGCCGTTTAACGTCCTTCTTACTTTTGCTTTTCGATTTGCTCGACTCCCCGGCAGCGCGAGATCGCAAGGATTTCTTCGACTTGCTCGCCGCCGACTCGTGCGTTTCAGCACTTGGTTCCGCAGCTTTCTTCTCGGCCGCGTTCGATGTCTCGTCTTTCTTAGAGCTCGAGCTTGGCGCTGATTGAGTCTCCTTCAATCGACACATCCGAAAACCTGTAGCTGTCACCACGTCATCGCTGATAAACATTTCCCTGATATCCTCCTGCAACATTTCCAAAGAATTCCTTCTCTTTGGCTTGATTTTCATCTTTGGTTTGTCGGTCGAATTTTCGTCAGGCTGGTCGTTCGCGGCGTTGGAAGTGGCAGATTCCACACCCTCGATCTGATTCTCATTCTGGCTCGTCGGCATTTCTGCATTATCCTTTCGTTGTTTCTCCGCAGAGGTTTCATCATGCTTGTCTTCGGCTCGCTTTTTCTCTTTACCGCTGCTTTCCAGACGAGTGTCTGTTTGCTTGTCACCTTCCGCCTGATCATCGATCTTCTCATTGTCATCTTGGTTCTTCTCACTTTCCTTctgcaaatgcaaatttttatcttggTCGTTTTTATCTACTTGAACGTCGCGCTCTTTGCCGCTAGTTTTCAACAAACAGTCGTCTTTCTTTGCGGTAACATCGTTGGATACCGTCGCTTCGACTCTTTCTTCAGAACCCTTGGAATCTGTAGAAACTGCGGAAACCGGTTCTATTCCTTCGTTATTCGCATCATTGCCGGTATTTAATACTTCGAGTCTGTCCGCGAGAGATTCATCTTCCGAGCTGTCAGACACAATTATTCGTCTCTTCTTTTTAGGCGTTTTCCTCGCTTCATCCTTGTCCGAACACTCCGAAGAATCCGACTCGATAATCTTCTTGAGTTTCTTGAATTTCTCCTCTTTCAATAGCTTCTGTATCAGCTTCGCTTCCTCGACCAACTTCTTACCTTCGCCAGACTCAAACGACTTTCTAATTAATGATTCGATCCATTCTTGTGTAAGATTCTCATTGGGCTTCGATCCGTCCGCTTCCAGCTCATCCTTCTTGCTCTTCTCCGCGACATCATTGGACTTGGGATCGTCCGTTACGGAATCCGCTTCGCCAATCTTCACCACGTTTCTGTCCACCTCCACGACGGGCGGATTCTCTCCTTTTTTCGCGACCTCGTCCTGCTGCTTAGACTGAACCGAATGCTTTGTTGCGCTCTTACTACCGTCACTACTGCTACTCACTTCGGAACTCGCGTCGTCTTTGCTCTTGCTTTCGGAACGCGATCTGttgctctttttcttcttattaacGCTCTTTGCACGCGACGATTTGAGCAAAGTGTTTTCAGCTTTCTTAATCTCGCTGATAGGACGAAGCGGTTGCGGCTCACATCGCTTGATCTTAGGAATCTTAAAATTCTGCAGGCCGGAGCTCTGAGTGGCATCGACCGCGCCGTAAAGATTGCGACCATTCAATTGCGACTGCAACCTGTCTTTCAGCGAGTTAATTTTATCCGCCTTCTCTTTCTCAGATAACTTCTGCGACGATGACTTCGACTTCTCCTTTAACGTCGTAGTCGTAGTagtcgtcgttgtcgttgcCGCTGTCGTGGTCGTTGCTGTCGTCGGCGTTACTGTAGTCGTCGTTGctgtcgttgtcgtcgtcggcCGTTTTCTGGGATCTCTCTCGTTGTGAGGCGCGTCTTTGGTTTTGCTCGATGAGTGTTTATCTTTGGCAAGCCGCGGATCTCGGGCAGAAACGCTGGCTTCTTTGGTCTGATTCGGGCTCGTCGCGTTGTGTTCCGGACGAACGCGCGGATCCCGATTCGGGAAACGATTCGGATTCTCCCGATCAGAATGGCCGTCTCGCGATGACCAATCGGATCGGCGGGCATCGCGATTAAAACCGGGTCTCGTTTCCGACCTGTTTCTCTCGTTGTTGTAGTATCCTCTGCCTCTGTTAGATCTGCTCCCGCCCCACGTGCAAGGTGTACTAGGTCGCGTATACGGAGTGCTCGTGGAATTATCCTGAATTCCGCAAGGAATCACACTTTCGTAAGGCGCCTGGCCCACTCTGTTAGCGGGAGCTTCCCAGGTAGGCCTCACGTGAGGATAATCCACTGGTCTGTCGACCGAGAAGGCTGAATCGTACGGTCCTTGATTCATTTGAAATCCTCTGTACTGCGGCGCGACCGGGAATCCAGACGGAGTCATGTGATCTTGCGATCGCGGCGTAGGAGTGATCAATGGTCTAGGACCGACGGGTAAAGTCGGAAATTGCGGCCTGAATTGCGGCTCCATTGCTGGGTGCTGATAGGGATGCTGGATGGGCGATTGCAAAGGTGGATTGGACATTCCGGGGAAGACGGAAGATGCCCACTGCGTATTGGCGAATTGATGATCGGTGCTGGGCACGGCCGAAGGCGACCAATGCATCGGGTTTACATGCATATTGTAATAGTCGACGCCATCTATCACAAATTCGCTATCCTGTCTGAGCGGCGCGGGTTCCTTCCGCGTCTCCGGCGGCATGCTCGAACGTCTCTGATACAACGGAGCGTCCGGCTTATTCGAGGCATTGATAAAAACCGGTATCTGAGATGGCGCTTCATCGGAATGTCCAGCGACCTGTTTATCTCTCGCGATCTCGTGGCTGTGCGCGTCTCGTTGGCGCGGATGCCTCTCGTAATTATCCGCGTAGCGCGGCTCTGGCGGCTTGGGACCCGGAAAAGGCGACCGATGATCGCTCGATTTCGCGACATTCGACGTGGGTTTCCTAGCAGGCAAATGTATCGTATGCCTACCGGCGTTCTCGCCCGTTTTATTCTTCTCGGCGTTACCCTCGTCGTTCAGCAGCTCGGCTAAGTCCTCCATGGACAGCGGCGGCACGCTTGAGACGGGTGGCGGTGGTGGTGATAGCAGAAGCGGTATCGACGGCGGCTTCGACGCGCTGTGGCTGTCCTTCGATTTCGATGGCGTGACACTGGATGACGACCTCGCGAACAGTATCTCGGGATCGGGAGAGTTGAGTCTCACCTCCGGAACGTTCACAGGTGACTCCGGTCTGGCAATGTTGCCGGTTATTATGCTTAGATTCAGCCTGTTTTTCTCCAAAACCGACGTCAATCTCCTGGAACCGCCGAGGGAAGGCACTGGAACGGTCGGTATATTACGCGAGTCCAACGCGTAACTCCTGCTGTCGCTGGTCTTTTGCGGTAGATTGCTACTGACCAATCTCGCCGCGGTCGACACGTCGGGAGCCAGCGTCGGTTGCCGATCGCCTCTGCTCCTTGCGTTATGCGTCTCCGATTCTTCCAACATATCCCACTCGCAGAACGTAACGTCGTCCGAGAAGTCGACCGGGGTATTTATATTGCCCGGCCGATCACTAATCGTGATAACCGGTATTACCTTTTGTTTTGCTTGTTGTCTATGATTTTCGGACGAATTGTAACGTTCCGTGGGAATTTCTATAGGCAGAATTTGGCAATCAGGACTGGAAGACCCGGCAGCATCCGGACTCTGCGGTGTCTCTTCTATTATATCTGCGTCGTCCTCCGCATTTTGCGGTTCCTCCGTATTTTGCGATTCCTTCGCTTTTTTACTCTGAGAAGACTCTTCATCTTCCGGCaaactaaaaattacaaaaactcTTCATTGTTTTCACATGACAGAAGACtccaaaacaattttcatttcgAGTGTTTATTAtgaatgtttattaaaaatctgttgcaaataaaaatattaaaactatttaattttgacacaTATATGCATTATTCAGTATATAAATCGAATTGTAATAGTGATGAATGGTTTTATACGTGTTATACGTTATATACGTGATTTTATACgttatatacgtgtatatcagaagttataaaaattatctgcaCTTTCGTGCTTttctaataacttttttagCAATGTAACACTTACGTTGAAGATTGCGCGGTGTTATTATCATCGTTGTTTGGGAACAATTCTCTGCAACTCGTATTTGTCGACATGTTTCCCTGAAACTCGTGTccaattagaataattaaaatacaaaagtcaAACATGCACTACGGAAGCCTAAAAACACCAAAACTATAAGGAAACAACTATAAGGAAACAAGGAAAACAATTGACATTACAGATATAAATGTCGGTCACTATtctaaagaataaaacaaatttgttcGCAATTTCTTGTACTTTtatagcgaattttttttttaattatacattgaaACCAATGTAtgcaaagtaaatttttccacgataacaaattatacagattgcataaatatagaattttcaaAAACCTTGATAATACAATTTCcataacaattttgaaattacacAATTTTGCATTGTAAGACAAAAGATGCAAATATGATAGAATTgtgataattttgtatattaccTTATCTTGTTTTATATCTGTTATATCAGAAGAAAAATGcgaaaacaatatttacaaaatatgctGCTTAAAACAATTAGGAAATTACTATTATTGCAATTTCAAATGTGTCACATAACTTAATAGATCTTCAGttttaaatagttttcttAATCCGCACATAATTTTAACGCTTAGTAAATACAATACATCAGTAATTACCATATCTTTCtcatatttcttttacaaatatatttttacaaaattgtagaAAGGAATAATTCTTAATTGTTTTGAACAATGTATTAACATACATAAATGggatataacaatttataaacgaGATTTAACGAAAAAACAAAAGCAGAGAATATGGACAGAATAAATATGTGCAG from Linepithema humile isolate Giens D197 chromosome 2, Lhum_UNIL_v1.0, whole genome shotgun sequence encodes:
- the LOC105679121 gene encoding uncharacterized protein isoform X8 — encoded protein: MEQEEYDKKFAEMHKYIPFLKVMIARLQNVKDKDTCREVQLQKMESLLEILTTQKNRLKIETLQRCEDVLYKLYNKMGKFQGNMSTNTSCRELFPNNDDNNTAQSSTLPEDEESSQSKKAKESQNTEEPQNAEDDADIIEETPQSPDAAGSSSPDCQILPIEIPTERYNSSENHRQQAKQKVIPVITISDRPGNINTPVDFSDDVTFCEWDMLEESETHNARSRGDRQPTLAPDVSTAARLVSSNLPQKTSDSRSYALDSRNIPTVPVPSLGGSRRLTSVLEKNRLNLSIITGNIARPESPVNVPEVRLNSPDPEILFARSSSSVTPSKSKDSHSASKPPSIPLLLSPPPPPVSSVPPLSMEDLAELLNDEGNAEKNKTGENAGRHTIHLPARKPTSNVAKSSDHRSPFPGPKPPEPRYADNYERHPRQRDAHSHEIARDKQVAGHSDEAPSQIPVFINASNKPDAPLYQRRSSMPPETRKEPAPLRQDSEFVIDGVDYYNMHVNPMHWSPSAVPSTDHQFANTQWASSVFPGMSNPPLQSPIQHPYQHPAMEPQFRPQFPTLPVGPRPLITPTPRSQDHMTPSGFPVAPQYRGFQMNQGPYDSAFSVDRPVDYPHVRPTWEAPANRVGQAPYESVIPCGIQDNSTSTPYTRPSTPCTWGGSRSNRGRGYYNNERNRSETRPGFNRDARRSDWSSRDGHSDRENPNRFPNRDPRVRPEHNATSPNQTKEASVSARDPRLAKDKHSSSKTKDAPHNERDPRKRPTTTTTATTTTVTPTTATTTTAATTTTTTTTTTLKEKSKSSSQKLSEKEKADKINSLKDRLQSQLNGRNLYGAVDATQSSGLQNFKIPKIKRCEPQPLRPISEIKKAENTLLKSSRAKSVNKKKKSNRSRSESKSKDDASSEVSSSSDGSKSATKHSVQSKQQDEVAKKGENPPVVEVDRNVVKIGEADSVTDDPKSNDVAEKSKKDELEADGSKPNENLTQEWIESLIRKSFESGEGKKLVEEAKLIQKLLKEEKFKKLKKIIESDSSECSDKDEARKTPKKKRRIIVSDSSEDESLADRLEVLNTGNDANNEGIEPVSAVSTDSKGSEERVEATVSNDVTAKKDDCLLKTSGKERDVQVDKNDQDKNLHLQKESEKNQDDNEKIDDQAEGDKQTDTRLESSGKEKKRAEDKHDETSAEKQRKDNAEMPTSQNENQIEGVESATSNAANDQPDENSTDKPKMKIKPKRRNSLEMLQEDIREMFISDDVVTATGFRMCRLKETQSAPSSSSKKDETSNAAEKKAAEPSAETHESAASKSKKSLRSRAAGESSKSKSKSKKDVKRPLRSLRSKELVPNSDTEEDQPLALRTEKLLNIGSTPNQEEDHGDESILRRSKRVLHKDILKEPRVVMEKTDISKVDLSKGMFDSSSDESFSIDVAELAAAVDVSLRPEKNSDQDSVDTMASLKRKNKGKRMSKGSKKSRLNEDKSEDGMYLTDEDSMISDISMSSSTTARKRTSGGAARTCAREDLLSNILVGLVPTATMNTSTDKGSDADVDEDMNDPLAITETSVKKPTKRKKKKPSWQMGIVTTKKKKKKAASAVKSAQANIDESTNVETSISTNNDSNDNSATTEETFMENPADSLSLNDAVVKLEPIQIKCEDIKPLIKTDNTDIEDYKELNDLALSELLNTEEEGNLNDSLLSIDDGKPLIPEEMESTTVPESAAVVASSAAVAASSPAVAASSAAVAAPSEAVATTADETVEKQPPKILYDEQMEEAFRKMDAERLMNYAFDGTCQNKYKCLLCLYSGKNIVHHYKMNHPGKEVLISRFKLVNALAAMAIAVPATETTVASQVCKFRCRFCYFVTEGAADVALEAFYEHCTTHTGEYRFHCNKCSYQAVAKASMKTHYYKICRKPTDTFNNVVTEDALPKENGVYGYLCRKCNYVQLKRANVAAHVAFWHRNKANNEILKINMSLAVPVAHAARSSEKSTESTSANDSFFFEETKPEISELENIVRNDEPMPTVAERMSKSQGDNNISEESILCQPKPEENIEIKEETTDLDKSREFQGEPEGSVSTGNLSVFVCPPELENKDDEIQRERQKKMQEIADNIGILKNQSKPGLSIIDKLQNKMRTDVVVSSPTECNASADIPEAQENLSLPLVTSSKPNGQETPSLSTELLIVDKPEMANETDGQVDTKIRDPLAIMDSSKDDVESDDEASDRERSAPIFDTDSSSEQSDAEPADVNKILKETSSMNALSSMATTIQRLAAQLQNAKPLEPATEPANIDVTPQTKTGPEIKTDSDLSISKTPDVVSYVKHLLSKQQNVGTLQESSMAYNDANQSMNFLRFRRLSGDKLSLSSQNNQNNMPDKIQPDTAIDAPQTDTEEECSFLKIENVVSLAANSENNETAVENPIVNDIRKAVETSPTKNKGISIIKKPKQPLILKKINVLAPMPTASITPIATSDHVTLIPMKDLPASISKSTTHLVTNFSTIPATVSPTTLPVTVSSVSPSNVNYKVVKVLCTNPTRGSSSIFSTKSKDVAIPTAVVKLKSVIAYASMLTDEKLACFYKCMGRDCDFASDSLAVYSEHYNFHEKETKKLKTVPPYDFQKCAYCCISMKSWTYMEAHLWERHSHCRYQCAYCFYRAVAKSYVQQHQVTCHPGRKYSIIIGKLLKPIQKDEEINRNTNIKPFVCTYEGCGKFFYVLKTFMMHLKTRHPTSHPMYSCHVCTTSFATIELLIPHYKRHGFSIFQCLYCIFGTETLIEMHQHLSVAHCNRLPQSLERSLPSMPTIEKPVVEQLLLRNFDDFIKLDETTLVNVDETAKSAQDAKNDQIPPIMSPNAEAALNKEQLKSPSNLLPNILMKHSKDTCPVNVTENMSNSATEKQTETKVLQSLGLQQKEKAKNHVRKQTFHKSELLSCTDDSGTKDSLESSSEINYDDEFVNTNLLDNPEFFKNLISLAGNTFKSNAVSANKTEDSDIEILDIESDKGNGEDDADQAAELSEENAEVKKQFAPCGVVEDKSAFCPEEAAARTAQLEEPLTLDDIKDTGYSGCELYKCGYLECSYTALNSNTLKEHIKECSFAESSKNLFCAHCKKRFVKAGFLLEHLMKAHGLKRFGCSLCEMRYAVAYQATAHMKVKHKCNNTKLVPADPTNPSVDGLFIVQAVAFGVIERKNKKRKGGKSDMEQENDKDNEKLSFSPDEIEKLPRRAIYNREVHCAVCPYTTKVRTNIVRHLQLHAKDETVPETGPVNPVPCLDKKEKMFDKMVNLASSSHQNGRMGAKSKETVKEIEEDDSIPKFVPEHKRYVCSVTECNYLTVDEAMLRYHLKALHSEEPYFRCPHCPPPPPGQESQNIAIDKMGVHLKMHDTRLYKCSHCNHHHYHSIEMPSRHVVERHLTDKHSEKRPFVKVVRELESTENVQQPVQEETEEEVPDPDGNHWKCNLCEYKCVYKADIAGHADTAHSENCQYKCTLCSFKTNGKILFEQHVSSKHANDSNADYTAVYRRIKGVNKRNAEVAEQGVQEEPFDTTPLWRRSMPRIRHIRGILLEEEEEQEKREAETLATSEASPVPPKVSSKRKSETDISKIPAKIKSTGKSISLDENNKQSKEKSKRSLSCEKLPGEAGETTEKQVAKEGAQSKANKKSTEHSKAIELSDVNDSDIGRFGPYGKPEGNMYVCTLCPSNQDSPSKPFKTKYKHDMRDHLYRELNYARWHCKTCGYLSVNRNALMQHFGKRHSGESADHEPLSPDNAIEDWVTTLLSKQTEIIKATIKQMNLASKNANTSVGTSSSNVNNANSPIKIQPDKRTVNLSSAISNLQSDILQDTNRSIDSDDGDDLVIDIKDDESFEKSSGSEDKSEKWFNVSEASEKNLEAISCKHCKTKCANLRGLKMHVQVAHLKRFGYLCFYCTWTNNSETLMRQHVRLEHPDQPEKFIHNPRAWGKPKLTNEFWEKEYGLDFSNPNLLLKSKKRKVEEMNDAGSSHRLYMREKCKVCGFVAMNYTGLKAHMRTHTGPKHSLKCSYCTYSCSFKPELQEHWEVNHSSLPFKFQERPSTAGSSSSETEKSPKKQKIDMIYEVEEVEEERVPVHQQASIVIYRCYYCNNRSPSLESVKRHWSLMHKESKSPEGTSHAKIVLPFRYSEIHLPFSKLPAKESAKNVESPRDFAKQSAESTSSAVQRHGWVCRWCHEFCETDNDRMAHHNMFHSHLPQNFTWEEQQQQQQQQQEEEEQQQQQKKEEEEKADQSKRRHLAKYMNLYFQHVHSGAATLRTRRRETCGFRD